The following coding sequences lie in one Silvanigrella aquatica genomic window:
- the trmFO gene encoding methylenetetrahydrofolate--tRNA-(uracil(54)-C(5))-methyltransferase (FADH(2)-oxidizing) TrmFO codes for MKVAVIGAGLAGSECSWILAEKYGLSVTLFEMKSQKTTPAQIYPHLYAELVCSNSLKSKSRLNPAGTLKEEILRLGSLIIPSARLAEVPAGETLAVDRELFSGDITKKLKSHKNIKTIDLIVETVEDVLKFGDFSAVVIATGPLTDDALAQDLRKISQSEQLYFYDAIAPILDGDTIDHNVVFLANRQSKTHAYEKKKANEAAILEGLPELDQGEEEGDYLNIPLNKEEYFAFVEKVLNGAKVPHKDFEEPRYFNGCQPIEVLAESGPRTLSFGPMKPKGLTDPRTGNRPYAVAQLRKEKLGDTAWNMVGFQTRLTWGAQKEILRSLPGLSNVEFFRMGSMHRNTYLVSPNILNEDFSFKTNEKLYLAGQVMGVEGYLESAAMGVFIAHVIGNKLTKKKTLTMPPANTSLGCLARYCIYGDKKRFTPMNIHWGLFNELTENDIRKFSVNPEQLLKLKKLDKSTKRELMAARSEELFANWIKEEEL; via the coding sequence ATGAAAGTTGCAGTCATTGGCGCTGGTTTGGCAGGAAGTGAGTGTTCTTGGATACTTGCAGAAAAATATGGACTCTCAGTCACACTTTTTGAAATGAAATCGCAAAAAACAACACCGGCACAAATTTATCCCCATTTGTATGCAGAACTCGTATGTTCGAACAGTTTAAAATCAAAAAGTCGCTTGAATCCTGCTGGTACTTTAAAAGAAGAAATCTTAAGGCTGGGAAGCTTAATCATCCCCTCCGCACGCCTTGCCGAGGTCCCTGCCGGAGAAACACTCGCTGTTGATAGAGAACTGTTTTCCGGTGACATCACAAAAAAATTAAAATCTCACAAAAATATTAAAACTATAGATCTTATTGTTGAAACAGTAGAAGATGTCTTAAAATTTGGGGATTTTTCTGCTGTTGTCATTGCCACAGGCCCCTTAACGGATGATGCTCTTGCTCAAGATCTCCGTAAAATCTCACAAAGTGAACAATTGTACTTTTACGATGCCATTGCCCCTATTTTAGATGGCGATACCATCGATCACAACGTCGTATTTTTAGCAAACCGCCAATCAAAAACCCATGCCTATGAAAAAAAGAAGGCAAATGAAGCAGCAATATTAGAAGGACTTCCTGAATTAGACCAAGGCGAAGAAGAGGGTGATTATTTAAATATTCCGTTAAATAAAGAAGAATACTTTGCCTTTGTAGAAAAGGTATTAAATGGCGCTAAAGTACCACACAAAGACTTTGAAGAACCTCGTTACTTTAACGGTTGCCAGCCTATTGAAGTCTTAGCAGAAAGTGGTCCCCGCACTCTCTCCTTTGGTCCCATGAAACCCAAAGGGCTGACTGATCCCCGCACAGGAAATAGACCCTATGCCGTTGCTCAACTCAGAAAAGAAAAGCTGGGCGACACTGCTTGGAATATGGTGGGTTTTCAAACACGCCTCACATGGGGGGCGCAAAAAGAGATTCTTCGTTCCTTACCAGGCTTAAGTAACGTCGAATTTTTCAGAATGGGAAGTATGCACCGCAATACTTATCTTGTTTCTCCAAATATTTTAAATGAAGATTTTAGTTTTAAAACCAATGAAAAATTATATTTAGCAGGACAAGTCATGGGAGTAGAAGGTTACTTAGAAAGTGCTGCCATGGGAGTTTTTATTGCCCATGTCATCGGCAATAAATTAACAAAAAAGAAAACCTTGACGATGCCTCCTGCAAACACATCCCTAGGATGCTTAGCGCGTTATTGTATTTATGGAGATAAAAAACGTTTTACACCTATGAATATTCACTGGGGTTTATTTAACGAGTTAACAGAAAATGACATTCGTAAGTTTAGTGTAAATCCAGAACAGCTTTTAAAACTTAAAAAACTAGATAAATCAACAAAAAGAGAGTTGATGGCAGCACGTTCGGAAGAATTATTTGCAAATTGGATAAAAGAAGAAGAGTTATAA
- a CDS encoding SDR family NAD(P)-dependent oxidoreductase, whose amino-acid sequence MDLKLIGKKALITGSTSGIGYAIAQSLLNEGAAIVINGRTQERVDQAIEKLSKLNPHSQKIYGIAADVGTKTGVEKLCHEINEVDILVNNFGIYSAKPFDEISDEDWIEFINYNVMSGIRLSRYYLSKMKAKNWGRIVFISSESGVHIPSEMIHYGVTKTAQIALSRGLAETTSGTGVTVNSVLPGPTWSEGVEKFMSELAKQTQKTNSELEKSFFKEHRASSLIKRFASVEEVANMVTYVCSPLSSATNGAALRVEGGLLRGIV is encoded by the coding sequence ATGGATTTGAAATTAATTGGTAAAAAAGCACTCATTACCGGCTCTACTTCGGGTATTGGATATGCGATTGCTCAATCGTTATTGAATGAAGGAGCTGCCATTGTCATTAATGGAAGAACTCAGGAACGTGTTGATCAGGCTATTGAAAAACTTTCAAAATTAAATCCGCATTCACAAAAAATATATGGTATTGCAGCAGATGTTGGAACAAAAACTGGGGTTGAAAAACTGTGTCATGAGATAAATGAAGTTGACATTTTAGTTAATAATTTTGGTATTTATAGTGCCAAGCCATTTGACGAAATTTCCGATGAAGACTGGATAGAATTTATTAATTATAACGTTATGTCTGGTATACGTTTAAGTCGCTATTATTTGTCAAAAATGAAGGCAAAAAACTGGGGTCGTATTGTTTTTATTTCCAGTGAATCTGGCGTTCATATTCCGAGTGAAATGATTCATTATGGGGTAACAAAAACGGCGCAAATTGCTTTATCTCGTGGATTAGCAGAAACCACTTCAGGAACGGGTGTTACGGTAAACTCCGTATTGCCAGGTCCTACTTGGTCAGAAGGTGTTGAAAAATTTATGTCGGAACTAGCGAAACAAACTCAAAAAACAAATTCAGAATTAGAAAAATCTTTTTTTAAAGAACACCGGGCTTCCTCATTAATTAAACGTTTTGCGTCTGTAGAAGAAGTTGCCAACATGGTAACATATGTTTGTAGTCCCTTATCCTCTGCAACAAATGGCGCTGCCTTAAGAGTGGAAGGTGGGCTCTTGAGAGGTATTGTTTAA
- a CDS encoding SDR family NAD(P)-dependent oxidoreductase: MIKVKAIWTAQPFPHNWEFNAQCEEGQSIPIVVKHDDKSTKMAPNPKEVILQGMATCTGIDVVSILQKMRQPLESLSVECNGKLTEQHPIIFSECNLIYHIKGNDLAPDRVALAVKLSFMDYCGVTAMIKKSGCHITPKLFINEKEVNIWDPKEQLCEKLKKWLKEIALESPKGIALITGSSRGIGYTLAKYLVKEGYAVIPTSRSPVTFEEKEIFESLYLDVTKKNSILALTDLLEKSDIKLSLLIHNAGTLTTVNEISKSNALNLSSREFDEVFQTNFVGIFESNNALIPFMSPHSKILMTSSIMGHSSYEDYSFMAYRISKRAVAHYAKLVALQCDAENKKITILSFHPGSVKTDMNLEGAISLDHCAKNIMKLISEPMTKQLQDNNGEFWSYNEKKSEWQCLK; encoded by the coding sequence ATGATTAAAGTTAAAGCGATTTGGACTGCTCAGCCCTTTCCACATAATTGGGAATTTAATGCACAATGCGAAGAGGGGCAAAGCATTCCTATTGTTGTAAAACATGATGATAAATCTACAAAAATGGCTCCAAATCCAAAAGAAGTTATCTTACAAGGAATGGCTACATGTACGGGTATTGACGTTGTCAGTATTTTACAAAAAATGCGACAACCTCTGGAAAGTTTATCAGTGGAATGCAATGGTAAACTCACGGAACAACATCCTATTATTTTTTCGGAATGTAATTTAATTTATCATATTAAAGGAAATGATTTAGCTCCCGATCGCGTTGCACTTGCTGTTAAGTTAAGTTTTATGGATTATTGCGGTGTGACTGCCATGATTAAAAAGTCAGGTTGTCACATTACACCTAAACTTTTTATTAACGAAAAGGAAGTGAATATTTGGGATCCCAAAGAACAATTATGTGAAAAATTAAAAAAATGGTTAAAGGAAATTGCGCTCGAGTCTCCCAAGGGAATCGCTCTTATCACGGGAAGTTCTCGCGGAATAGGATACACTTTAGCTAAATATTTAGTGAAAGAGGGTTATGCCGTTATTCCCACATCGCGTTCACCCGTAACATTTGAAGAAAAAGAAATATTTGAGAGTTTATATCTTGATGTTACTAAGAAAAACTCGATTTTAGCTTTGACAGATTTATTAGAAAAAAGTGATATTAAGTTAAGTTTATTGATTCACAATGCAGGAACTTTAACAACTGTAAACGAAATCTCTAAAAGCAACGCTTTAAATTTATCATCGCGTGAATTTGATGAAGTTTTTCAAACAAACTTTGTAGGCATATTCGAATCTAATAATGCTCTCATTCCTTTTATGTCTCCCCATTCAAAAATATTGATGACTTCAAGTATTATGGGACATTCTTCTTATGAAGATTATAGTTTTATGGCTTATCGTATTTCTAAGCGTGCCGTTGCTCATTATGCAAAATTAGTTGCTTTACAATGCGATGCTGAAAATAAAAAAATAACCATATTAAGCTTTCATCCTGGTAGTGTTAAAACAGATATGAATCTAGAAGGTGCAATAAGTTTAGACCATTGTGCTAAAAATATAATGAAACTTATTTCAGAGCCCATGACAAAGCAGCTACAAGATAATAACGGAGAATTTTGGTCTTATAATGAAAAAAAATCAGAATGGCAATGTCTAAAGTAA
- a CDS encoding NADH:flavin oxidoreductase: protein MLNYHSEFQFHKGIKVKNRISLAPMTNLQSNLDGTVNQQEIHWLTLRAQGGFGLIITCCSHVSKQGQGWDNEFAIYDDKFIPGLTELACSLKKQGSINIVQLFHAGSRSPSKVTGAQPLSASEFILDVPNFEKPRAMNLNDIKNVINDFANAAERAYKSGFDGIEIHGANGYLITQFLSKQTNFRNDEYGGSFENRARFLRDIIYSCQKKVPRSFLIGVRINPEGTFGEKGLDLDENLQLAKWLIEDGIDFIDFSELNLFQPVKKYPEKNICSISYFREQIKDFPIIVTGGIKTPDDAKRAIDLGATFINLGSIAIGNSDWPLQSLNYDYKPIMPPYSESYLKQRSDISKNFFEVLKKLAIFNLVKNDN, encoded by the coding sequence ATGCTAAATTATCATAGCGAATTTCAATTTCATAAGGGTATCAAAGTTAAAAATAGAATTTCTCTTGCCCCCATGACAAATTTACAAAGTAACTTAGATGGAACAGTAAATCAGCAGGAAATTCATTGGCTAACCTTGCGTGCGCAAGGTGGATTTGGTTTGATTATCACCTGCTGTAGCCATGTTTCTAAACAAGGGCAAGGATGGGATAATGAATTTGCAATATATGATGATAAATTTATTCCAGGATTAACTGAGTTGGCTTGTTCATTAAAGAAACAGGGAAGCATAAATATTGTACAACTTTTTCACGCGGGTTCAAGAAGTCCTTCTAAGGTAACAGGCGCTCAGCCCCTGAGTGCCAGTGAGTTTATATTAGATGTCCCCAATTTTGAAAAACCAAGAGCAATGAATTTAAATGACATTAAAAATGTTATTAATGATTTTGCTAATGCTGCAGAGCGGGCTTATAAATCAGGTTTTGATGGGATTGAAATACACGGTGCTAATGGATATTTAATTACACAATTTTTAAGTAAGCAGACGAATTTTAGAAATGATGAATATGGCGGATCTTTTGAAAATAGAGCAAGATTTTTAAGAGATATTATTTATTCATGTCAAAAAAAAGTTCCTAGAAGTTTTTTAATTGGTGTTCGGATTAATCCAGAAGGTACTTTTGGAGAAAAAGGATTGGATTTAGATGAAAATCTTCAATTAGCAAAGTGGTTAATTGAAGATGGTATTGACTTCATCGATTTTTCTGAATTGAATTTATTTCAACCAGTAAAAAAATATCCTGAAAAAAATATATGTTCTATTTCTTATTTTAGAGAACAAATAAAAGATTTTCCTATTATCGTAACAGGGGGAATAAAAACCCCAGATGATGCGAAACGAGCTATAGACTTAGGAGCTACATTTATAAACTTAGGCTCCATCGCAATAGGAAATTCGGATTGGCCTTTGCAATCTTTAAATTATGATTATAAGCCCATCATGCCACCTTATTCAGAAAGTTATTTAAAACAGCGTTCCGATATTAGCAAAAATTTTTTTGAAGTTTTAAAAAAATTAGCTATTTTTAATTTAGTAAAAAATGATAATTAA
- a CDS encoding SemiSWEET transporter — protein MIENMNSYVGYLAAFLTTFSFLPQAIKTIRTKCTEGISAVMYSLFTIGIFFWLVYGILVEDIIIISANFVTFIFAFIILFISIYNLIKKKKITN, from the coding sequence ATGATTGAGAATATGAATAGTTATGTTGGATATTTAGCCGCCTTTTTGACAACATTTTCTTTTTTGCCTCAGGCAATTAAAACGATTCGGACAAAATGCACAGAAGGCATATCTGCTGTGATGTATTCCTTATTTACAATAGGGATATTTTTTTGGCTTGTCTATGGGATTCTCGTTGAAGATATTATTATTATTTCAGCAAATTTTGTGACTTTTATATTTGCATTTATTATATTATTTATTTCAATATATAATTTAATTAAAAAGAAAAAAATCACTAATTAA